In Brachypodium distachyon strain Bd21 chromosome 2, Brachypodium_distachyon_v3.0, whole genome shotgun sequence, one genomic interval encodes:
- the LOC100831727 gene encoding cell division protein FtsZ homolog 2-2, chloroplastic isoform X1: MATQVVFSTASSCGYPLGTYGDRPEKSPFGVSLSHFQRRSRLISRNNIPCPDQFECSASSRRVGSRRTKDAILDLQPEISLLHGEGNGAISVRSKEKSVEKSVERLVDTPVRYSYNEASIKVIGVGGGGSNAVNRMIESYMKGVEFWVVNTDFQALSMSPVDMENRLHIGQELTRGLGAGGNPNIGMNAAKESQELIEQALSGSDMVFVTAGMGGGTGTGGAPIIAQIAKSMGILTVGIVTTPFSFEGRRRAIQAQEGIAALRSNVDTLIVIPNDKLLTAVSPNAPVTEAFNLVDDILRQGVRGISDIITVPGLVNVDFADVRSIMADAGSSLMGIGTASGKTRARDAALNAIQSPLLDIGIERATGIVWTITGGNDLTLMEVNAAAEVIYDLVDPTANLIFGSVIDPSYAGQVSITLIATGFKRQEGNEGQSVQGSQPSGDNNRRQTSHFSSSARNEGHAIEIPEFLRRNGRPRFSKG; the protein is encoded by the exons ATGGCAACACAGGTAGTGTTTTCCACAGCTTCCAGTTGTGGATACCCATTAGGCACTTATGGGGACAGACCGGAAAAATCACCTTTTGGTGTCAGTTTAAGCCACTTTCAGAGAAGGTCAAGATTAATTAGCCGGAATAACATTCCATGCCCTGATCAGTTTGAGTGCTCTGCAAGTTCACGTCGAGTCGGGTCACGCCGCACAAAGGATGCCATCTTGGATCTCCAACCCGAGATCTCCTTGCTGCATGGAGAAGGTAATGGTGCAATCAGTGTTCGGAGTAAGGAAAAGAGTGTTGAGAAGTCAGTCGAAAGATTAGTTGATACTCCTGTCAGATATAGCTACAACGAGGCAAGTATTAAGGTCATTGGTGTCGGGGGTGGTGGCTCTAATGCTGTGAACAGGATGATTGAAAGCTACATGAAGGGGGTAGAGTTTTGGGTAGTGAATACCGACTTTCAAGCATTGAGCATGTCCCCTGTTGATATGGAAAACAGGTTGCATATTGGCCAGGAACTGACAAGAGGTCTTGGTGCTGGTGGGAATCCAAACATTGGCATGAATGCTGCAAAGGAGAGCCAGGAGTTGATAGAACAGGCACTCTCTGGTTCTGATATGGTTTTTGTGACG GCAGGAATGGGTGGAGGGACGGGCACTGGTGGTGCACCGATAATTGCACAGATTGCAAAGTCAATGGGCATACTAACTGTCGGAATTGTGACAACTCCATTTTCATTtgagggaagaagaagggcaatTCAGGCGCAGGAAGGAATTGCAGCCTTGAGAAGCAATGTTGATACACTCATTGTAATTCCGAATGACAAATTATTAACTGCCGTTTCCCCAAATGCTCCTGTCACAGAAGCATTTAATTTAGTGGATGATATTCTCCGACAGGGTGTTCGTGGCATCTCAGATATAATCACC GTGCCAGGTTTGGTTAATGTTGACTTTGCTGATGTTAGATCGATTATGGCTGATGCAGGCTCATCCTTGATGGGAATAGGAACAGCATCAG GTAAGACAcgagcccgagatgctgcactGAACGCCATACAGTCTCCACTATTAGATATCGGCATTGAAAGAGCAACAGGAATTGTCTGGACTATCACTGGAGGAAATGATTTAACCTTGATGGAG GTGAATGCAGCAGCTGAAGTTATATATGATCTTGTTGATCCTACTGCAAATCTGATATTCGGCTCTGTTATAGACCCATCATATGCTGGTCAA GTGAGCATAACATTGATTGCTACCGGATTTAAGCGACAAGAAGGGAACGAGGGTCAATCCGTTCAG GGATCACAGCCAAGTGGGGATAATAATCGGAGGCAGACTAGTCATTTTTCTTCGTCAGCACGCAATGAAGGTCATGCAATAGAAATTCCAGAGTTCCTGCggcggaatggacgtccaaGGTTCTCGAAAGGCTGA
- the LOC100831727 gene encoding cell division protein FtsZ homolog 2-2, chloroplastic isoform X2, whose amino-acid sequence MATQVVFSTASSCGYPLGTYGDRPEKSPFGVSLSHFQRRSRLISRNNIPCPDQFECSASSRRVGSRRTKDAILDLQPEISLLHGEGNGAISVRSKEKSVEKSVERLVDTPVRYSYNEASIKVIGVGGGGSNAVNRMIESYMKGVEFWVVNTDFQALSMSPVDMENRLHIGQELTRGLGAGGNPNIGMNAAKESQELIEQALSGSDMVFVTAGMGGGTGTGGAPIIAQIAKSMGILTVGIVTTPFSFEGRRRAIQAQEGIAALRSNVDTLIVIPNDKLLTAVSPNAPVTEAFNLVDDILRQGVRGISDIITVPGLVNVDFADVRSIMADAGSSLMGIGTASGKTRARDAALNAIQSPLLDIGIERATGIVWTITGGNDLTLMEVNAAAEVIYDLVDPTANLIFGSVIDPSYAGQVSITLIATGFKRQEGNEGQSVQPSGDNNRRQTSHFSSSARNEGHAIEIPEFLRRNGRPRFSKG is encoded by the exons ATGGCAACACAGGTAGTGTTTTCCACAGCTTCCAGTTGTGGATACCCATTAGGCACTTATGGGGACAGACCGGAAAAATCACCTTTTGGTGTCAGTTTAAGCCACTTTCAGAGAAGGTCAAGATTAATTAGCCGGAATAACATTCCATGCCCTGATCAGTTTGAGTGCTCTGCAAGTTCACGTCGAGTCGGGTCACGCCGCACAAAGGATGCCATCTTGGATCTCCAACCCGAGATCTCCTTGCTGCATGGAGAAGGTAATGGTGCAATCAGTGTTCGGAGTAAGGAAAAGAGTGTTGAGAAGTCAGTCGAAAGATTAGTTGATACTCCTGTCAGATATAGCTACAACGAGGCAAGTATTAAGGTCATTGGTGTCGGGGGTGGTGGCTCTAATGCTGTGAACAGGATGATTGAAAGCTACATGAAGGGGGTAGAGTTTTGGGTAGTGAATACCGACTTTCAAGCATTGAGCATGTCCCCTGTTGATATGGAAAACAGGTTGCATATTGGCCAGGAACTGACAAGAGGTCTTGGTGCTGGTGGGAATCCAAACATTGGCATGAATGCTGCAAAGGAGAGCCAGGAGTTGATAGAACAGGCACTCTCTGGTTCTGATATGGTTTTTGTGACG GCAGGAATGGGTGGAGGGACGGGCACTGGTGGTGCACCGATAATTGCACAGATTGCAAAGTCAATGGGCATACTAACTGTCGGAATTGTGACAACTCCATTTTCATTtgagggaagaagaagggcaatTCAGGCGCAGGAAGGAATTGCAGCCTTGAGAAGCAATGTTGATACACTCATTGTAATTCCGAATGACAAATTATTAACTGCCGTTTCCCCAAATGCTCCTGTCACAGAAGCATTTAATTTAGTGGATGATATTCTCCGACAGGGTGTTCGTGGCATCTCAGATATAATCACC GTGCCAGGTTTGGTTAATGTTGACTTTGCTGATGTTAGATCGATTATGGCTGATGCAGGCTCATCCTTGATGGGAATAGGAACAGCATCAG GTAAGACAcgagcccgagatgctgcactGAACGCCATACAGTCTCCACTATTAGATATCGGCATTGAAAGAGCAACAGGAATTGTCTGGACTATCACTGGAGGAAATGATTTAACCTTGATGGAG GTGAATGCAGCAGCTGAAGTTATATATGATCTTGTTGATCCTACTGCAAATCTGATATTCGGCTCTGTTATAGACCCATCATATGCTGGTCAA GTGAGCATAACATTGATTGCTACCGGATTTAAGCGACAAGAAGGGAACGAGGGTCAATCCGTTCAG CCAAGTGGGGATAATAATCGGAGGCAGACTAGTCATTTTTCTTCGTCAGCACGCAATGAAGGTCATGCAATAGAAATTCCAGAGTTCCTGCggcggaatggacgtccaaGGTTCTCGAAAGGCTGA
- the LOC100840807 gene encoding 60S ribosomal protein L10a-1, translating to MSKLQSEALREAITSITTNSRDKQRKFIETIELQIGLKNYDPQKDKRFSGSVKLPHIPRPKMRVCMLGDAQHVEEAGKLGLDCMDVESLKKMNKNKKLVKKLAKKYHAFLASEAIIKQIPRLLGPGLNKAGKFPTLVSHQESLESKVNETKATVKFQLKKVLCMGVAVGHCGMDEKQIFQNVQMSVNFLVSLLKKNWQNVRCLYLKSTMGKMHRLF from the exons atgaG TAAGTTGCAGAGCGAAGCCCTGAGGGAGGCAATCACAAGTATTACCACTAACTCTCGTGACAAGCAGCGCAAGTTCATTGAAACCATTGAGCTGCAGATTGGACTGAAGAACTATGACCCCCAAAAGGATAAACGTTTCAGTGGTTCTGTTAAGCTACCTCACATCCCTCgcccaaagatgagggtttgCATGCTTGGTGATGCCCAGCACGTTGAAGAG GCAGGGAAATTGGGCCTAGACTGTATGGATGTGGAATCCCTCAAGAAGATGAACAAAAACAAGAAGCTAGTCAAGAAGCTTGCAAAGAAATATCATGCTTTCCTCGCATCTGAGGCCATCATTAAGCAGATTCCTCGACTTCTTGGACCTGGTCTTAATAAGGCAG GGAAATTCCCAACTTTGGTGTCTCATCAGGAGTCCCTCGAATCCAAGGTTAACGAGACCAAGGCTACTGTGAAGTTCCAGCTGAAAAAGGTTCTTTGCATGGGTGTGGCCGTTGGCCACTGTGGTATGGATGAGAAGCAAATCTTCCAGAATGTGCAAATGAGTGTGAATTTCCTTGTCTCTCTATTGAAGAAGAACTGGCAAAAT GTGAGATGCTTGTACCTCAAGAGCACAATGGGCAAGATGCACCGGTTGTTCTAA
- the LOC100832032 gene encoding acidic endochitinase — protein sequence MATRGLSPFQLIAFLLVGLLATCHAGSIAVYWGQNDGEASLAETCASGNYEFVILAFLPTFGKGQTPELNLASHCDPSSGGCRGQSKDISSCQRRGVKVLLSIGGGDGSYGLSSPGDARQVAMYLWNNYLGGSSSSRPLGDAVLDGIDFDIELGGVKFWNDLARDLKNLGKNGGKEVLLSAAPQCPFPDEWDGGAINTGLFDFVWVQFYNNEECQFSAGRGAFLDAWKKWESVPAGKIYLGLPAAKDAAGTGFVPAAELTSRVLPLIKGSPKYGGVMLWSKFYDDRTGYSDAIKSQV from the exons ATGGCGACCCGAGGTCTCTCCCCCTTCCAGCTCATTGCCTTCCTCCTCGTAGGTCTCCTGGCCACGTGCCACGCCGGCAGCATCGCCGTGTACTGGGGCCAGAACGACGGCGAGGCGTCGCTGGCCGAGACGTGCGCGTCGGGGAACTACGAGTTCGTCATCCTGGCTTTCCTCCCCACGTTCGGCAAGGGCCAGACGCCTGAGCTGAACCTCGCCAGCCACTGCGACCCTTCGTCGGGCGGCTGCAGAGGCCAGAGCAAGGACATCAGCTCGTGCCAGCGCCGCGGCGTCAAGGTGCTCCTctccatcggcggcggcgacgggagcTACGGCCTCTCCTCCCCCGGCGACGCCCGGCAGGTCGCCATGTACCTCTGGAACAACTACCTgggcggctcctcctcctcccggccccTCGGCGACGCCGTGCTCGACGGCATCGACTTCGACATCGAGCTCGGCGGCGTCAAGTTCTGGAACGACCTCGCCAG GGACCTGAAGAACTTGGGCAAGAACGGCGGCAAGGAGGTGCTGCTGAGCGCGGCGCCGCAGTGCCCGTTCCCGGACGAgtgggacggcggcgcgatcAACACGGGGCTGTTCGACTTCGTGTGGGTGCAGTTCTACAACAACGAGGAGTGCCAGTTCAGCGCGGGGCGGGGCGCGTTCCTTGACGCGTGGAAGAAATGGGAGTCTGTCCCCGCGGGGAAGATCTACCTGGGGCTGCCGGCCGCCAAGGACGCCGCGGGCACCGGGTTCGtgcccgccgccgagctcaCGTCGCGCGTGCTCCCGCTCATCAAGGGCTCGCCCAAGTACGGCGGCGTCATGCTGTGGTCCAAGTTCTACGACGACCGCACCGGCTACAGCGACGCCATCAAAAGCCAAGTGTGA
- the LOC100841113 gene encoding acidic endochitinase yields the protein MATRGLTPFLLIATLLVALLATCHAGSIAVYWGQNDGEASLAETCASGNYEFVILAFLPTFGKGQTPELNLASHCDPSSGGCRGQSKDISSCQRRGVKVLLSIGGGDGSYGLSSPGDARQVAMYLWNNYLGGSSSSRPLGDAVLDGIDFDIEQGGAKFWNDLARDLKNLGKNGGKEVLLSAAPQCPFPDEWDGGAISTGLFDYVWVQFYNNEECQFSAGKGAFMDAWKKWVSVPAGKIFLGLPAAKDAAGTGFVPAAELNSRVLPLIKGSPKYGGVMLWSKFYDDRTGYSDAIKSHV from the exons ATGGCAACCCGAGGTCTCACTCCCTTCCTGCTCATCGCCACCCTCCTCGTAGCTCTCCTGGCCACCTGCCACGCCGGCAGCATCGCCGTGTACTGGGGCCAGAACGACGGCGAGGCGTCGCTGGCCGAGACGTGCGCGTCGGGGAACTACGAGTTCGTCATCCTGGCTTTCCTCCCCACGTTCGGCAAGGGCCAGACGCCTGAGCTGAACCTCGCCAGCCACTGCGACCCTTCGTCGGGCGGCTGCAGAGGCCAGAGCAAGGACATCAGCTCGTGCCAGCGCCGTGGCGTCAAGGTGCTCCTctccatcggcggcggcgacgggagcTACGGCCTCTCCTCCCCCGGAGACGCCCGCCAGGTCGCCATGTACCTCTGGAACAACTACCTgggcggctcctcctcctcccgcccccTCGGCGACGCCGTGCTCGACGGCATCGACTTCGACATCGAGCAAGGCGGCGCCAAGTTCTGGAACGACCTCGCCAG GGACCTGAAAAACTTGGGCAAGAACGGCGGCAAGGAGGTGCTGCTGAGCGCGGCGCCGCAATGCCCGTTCCCGGACGAgtgggacggcggcgcgatcAGCACGGGGCTGTTCGACTACGTGTGGGTGCAGTTCTACAACAACGAGGAGTGCCAGTTCAGCGCGGGGAAGGGCGCGTTCATGGACGCGTGGAAGAAGTGGGTGTCGGTCCCCGCGGGGAAGATCTTCCTCGGACTGCCGGCCGCCAAGGACGCCGCAGGCACCGGGTTCGtgcccgccgccgagctcaACTCGCGCGTGCTGCCGCTCATCAAGGGCTCGCCCAAGTACGGCGGCGTCATGCTGTGGTCCAAGTTCTACGACGACCGCACCGGCTACAGCGACGCCATCAAGAGCCATGTGTGA
- the LOC100841716 gene encoding hevamine-A, protein MASRLFPGVLLLSLASLAAGACAGGGGIAIYWGQNGNEGTLAQACATGNYKFVNVAFLFTFGKGQTPLLNLAGHCDPASTGSCAFVGADVKACQRMGIKVMLSIGGGVGSYGLSSRDDARQVAAYLWNTYLGGKASARPLGDAVLDGVDFDIESGGSAHWDDLARFLKAYSRAVVLTAAPQCPFPDASLGTALGTGLFDYVWVQFYNNPPCQYTKAGGVGNLARAWEKWAAIPARQVFLGLPAAPDAAGSGFVEAGDLVSQVLPVVKKSKKYGGIMLWSRFYDEQTGFSDKVKSSV, encoded by the coding sequence ATGGCGAGCAGGCTGTTCCCGGGAGTGTTGTTGCTCTCTCTGGCCTCACTGGCCGCCGGAGcgtgcgccggcggcggcggcatcgcgaTCTACTGGGGCCAGAACGGCAACGAGGGCACGCTGGCGCAGGCGTGCGCGACGGGCAACTACAAGTTCGTGAACGTGGCCTTCCTCTTCACCTTCGGCAAGGGCCAGACGCCGCTGCTGAACCTGGCGGGCCACTGCGACCCGGCGTCCACCGGCTCCTGCGCCTTCGTGGGCGCCGACGTCAAGGCCTGCCAGCGCATGGGCATCAAGGTCATGCTctccatcggcggcggcgtcggcagcTACGGCCTCTCGTCCCGCGACGACGCCCGCCAGGTCGCCGCCTACCTCTGGAACACCTACCTCGGCGGCAAGGCGTCGGCGAGGCCGCTCGGGGACGCCGTGCTGGACGGCGTCGACTTCGACATCGAGAGCGGCGGGAGCGCGCACTGGGACGACCTGGCCAGGTTCCTCAAGGCGTACTCCAGGGCCGTGGTgctgacggcggcgccgcagtGCCCGTTCCCGGACGCGTCGCTGGGCACGGCGCTGGGCACGGGGCTGTTCGACTACGTGTGGGTGCAGTTCTACAACAACCCGCCGTGCCAGTAcaccaaggccggcggcgtgggcaaCCTGGCGCGCGCGTGGGAGAAGTGGGCGGCCATCCCGGCGAGGCAGGTGTTCCTCGGGCTCCCGGCcgcgcccgacgccgccgggaGCGGCTTCGTGGAGGCCGGCGACCTTGTGTCGCAGGTGCTGCCGGTGGTGAAGAAGTCCAAGAAGTATGGCGGGATCATGCTGTGGTCGAGGTTCTACGATGAGCAGACGGGGTTCAGCGATAAGGTCAAGTCCAGCGTGTGA
- the LOC100840506 gene encoding F-box/LRR-repeat protein At1g67190: protein MEHLPVEVIGNILSHLSAARDVMVASAACRKWREASRRHLHSLSFNSDDFPRDMTTRQLEIIITQTIFQTMGLQCLSIHIDNTHEFSAAPVIAWLMYTRETLRCLYYNIQTNPNVNILEKCGRQKLEVLDLDHNTITGVEPSYQRFTCLKSLYLRHVSISALDLSLLVAACPKIESLALDVLEIVTSDSQSTMELTSHTLKSLFVKTVGVDKIILDADNLEVLHLNALNLDLFELSGKGTLKHLKIDDVSVTHLDIGESTDHLEVVDVSNFMIVWPKFYNMISRASNLRMLRFWGVVFDDEDEIVDSESIAVSFPLLRHLSLSYELRDGLLHYSLQGLSPLENVSVLELGWTVISEHFGPWVFGMIKRCPNLKKLIIHGVLSEAKTREERQMLASFTSFIVCLMRKYVHVDVQFEYE, encoded by the coding sequence ATGGAGCACCTCCCGGTGGAAGTCATTGGCAACATTCTTTCACATCTTAGTGCTGCACGTGACGTCATGGTTGCCTCAGCAGCCTGCCGGAAGTGGCGGGAAGCCTCCAGGAGGCACCTCCATTCACTGTCTTTCAATTCAGACGACTTTCCCCGTGACATGACTACACGTCAGTTGGAGATCATCATCACACAGACTATATTTCAGACGATGGGGCTGCAATGCCTCTCTATTCATATAGATAACACACATGAGTTCTCCGCAGCACCTGTGATTGCGTGGCTCATGTATACCAGGGAGACACTCCGCTGCTTGTATTACAATATCCAAACCAATCCTAATGTAAACATCTTGGAGAAGTGCGGGAGACAGAAGCTGGAGGTGTTGGATTTGGACCATAACACAATCACCGGTGTTGAACCAAGCTACCAGAGGTTCACTTGTCTTAAATCCCTTTATTTGAGGCATGTGAGCATTTCTGCACTGGATTTGAGCCTTTTAGTTGCTGCTTGCCCGAAGATAGAGTCGTTGGCACTTGATGTCCTTGAGATTGTCACATCAGATTCGCAGTCTACAATGGAATTGACAAGCCATACCTTGAAAAGCCTCTTTGTAAAAACAGTTGGTGTGGACAAGATCATACTCGATGCAGATAATCTGGAGGTCCTGCACCTCAATGCTTTGAACCTTGATTTGTTTGAGCTCTCTGGGAAGGGCACACTAAAGCACCTCAAGATTGATGATGTGAGTGTTACACATTTGGATATTGGGGAGAGTACAGATCATCTGGAGGTAGTGGATGTGAGTAACTTTATGATAGTCTGGCCGAAGTTCTACAACATGATATCTAGAGCGTCCAACTTGCGGATGCTACGTTTCTGGGGTGTTGTGTTTGACGATGAAGATGAGATTGTGGACTCTGAATCTATTGCTGTTTCATTTCCTCTTCTAAGGCATCTTTCATTAAGTTATGAATTGCGAGATGGGCTGCTTCATTATAGCCTGCAAGGATTGTCACCGCTGGAGAATGTTTCAGTTCTTGAACTTGGCTGGACAGTAATAAGTGAGCACTTTGGACCCTGGGTGTTTGGGATGATTAAAAGGTGTCCAAATCTCAAGAAACTTATCATACACGGTGTTCTTTCTGAGGCAAAAACACGCGAAGAGCGGCAGATGTTAGCAAGCTTCACCTCTTTTATAGTCTGTCTCATGAGAAAGTATGTGCATGTTGACGTACAATTTGAGTACGAGTGA